The sequence GGACATTTTGGAGATAGGATAAGAATGATCGCAGAAAGAATTGGTTGTAATGTAAAAGTAGTTAGCGCACCTGAGGGCAAAGCGCTTGATCCGGACGATGTAGAGATAGCTATAAAGGGATTTTCTCCTAAGCTTTTTGCTTGCGTTCACGCTGAAACGTCTACTGGCGTGCTTCAGCCTCTTGAAGATATTATGAATATTTGCAAAAAGTACGAGGTTCTAACCCTAGTTGACACCGTTGCTTCATTGGGTGGAGTTAATGTTCCTGTAGATAGTTTAGGAATCGATATAGTTTATAGCGGTTCGCAAAAGTGTTTGGGTTGTCCTCCAGGCGTAGCTCCTATAAGTTTTAGCCCAAGAGCTGAAAGGATTTTGGAGTCTTTAACGCCCAGAAATTACTATCTTGATCTCAGGCTTATAAGAAAATACTGGCTTGAGAGAGTATACCATCATACTCCACCAGTAAGCCTTTTTTATGCGTGTAACAAGGGATTTGATCTTATTATTGAAGAAGGTTTGATAAACAGATTTGAAAGACACAGAAAAATAGGTCTTGCATTACAAAAAGGGCTTGAGGCTATGGGCTTTAAGTTGGTTGCTGATAAAAATGTTCAGAACCCTGTGGTTACTGCAGTTTATCTTCCTGCTGAAATAGAGGATATAAAGCTAAGAAAGATATTATTGGAGGAATTTGGGATTGAAATAGCTTTAGGCATTGCTCAGTTAAAGGGGAAGATTGCCAGATTTGGAACTATGGCTGAATCTGCAAGGCCTCAAAATGTTTTGTATTTGTTGAGTGCATTAGAAAATATACTAAAACGCTATAAAATATTTAAAGAAAGCGGAACAGATGTTGCATCTAGCATGCTTTAGAAAAGGGTTGTTTAAGATATTTTTAAAAGATTATTTTGGTGATTATTGAGGATAGTGGATAAAATTATTGTTATTTGTTGAATATTTAAAAAAGTTTTTAAATTATTTGAAACATTTTTGGTCAGGGCTCAAACTTTACAAAAAGATGAGCCTTGTTTTTATTGTCTTGTCTCTAATTATAATTTCTTTGAACGTTATCTTTATGATCTATGAACAATCTAGAGATTATAGAGATTTTATGAACGTTAATTTCCAAAGCGCTTTAGAAATTGAGTCAAACTATATAAACTCAAAAATTTCAAACGATATACTCTTTCCAATTATTAGCTTAAGTTCAAATTTAGGTAGAACTAACCTTAAAGTTGGGCATGAAGGCTTGCTAAAAGAATTTTTGCTAAGAAATCAAGCTTTTAACTCTGTATTAGTTGCTGATACAAATGGAAATATAATTAATGGTTTTGATAGAGAAAAAGGAGCAATTGTAGATCACGAAAACATTTCCCAAAGGTCATACTTTAAAAGTGCTTTAGAAAATAAGTCATTTGCTATGTTTGGGCCTATTCAACTTGATTCAAAGAATATGATTGTAGCACTTTACCCTATATTTACTCGCGAAAATAACATTAATGGTTTTATAATTACATCAATATCTCTAAAGTGGTTTGACTATTTATCTGATGAGATTAATAAGGGGATAAATGCCCCCTTTAAATTTTTTATTGTATCAGGGAAGATGAATTCAATAAGTTTGAGCCATCCAATAAAATTTAATTTTCCAATAGAAAATTTTTTTGACAAAAAATTTTTTAAAACTTATATTGATGGTTCACAATTTACAATGTTTTCAAAAAATATTAATTACACGCCATTTTTTATTATTGGCGGGTATCCTGATTATGAGATAAATTTTAAAATTGGAAGGCTTATCTTAGGTTCATTGTTTCCCATGTTTGCCCTGCTTATTCTGGCAGGATATTTTGGTTTGGTTTTAGGCAAATATTTATCTCGTCCTTTAGAAAATTTAGCTGATGAAGCTGAAAGAATTTCTAAGAATCCAATTTCTGGAGAGGCTTTTACGATCTTTGAGGGCAAGGATGAAATTGCAAGGCTTTCCTTTTCGCTTCAAGTGATGCTTGATGAATTTTACGCTGCTCAGCAACAGCTAAAGGCTGCTGAGGAAGAGAGTAAGTTTGTTGCACAAAACAACTCTGTTTTAATGAAGATAGCATCTTATATAAATAGTTTTGATTCAAAAGAAAGGATAATAGAAAAATCTTTGCAACAAATTAAAGATATAACTAATGCCAGAGTTATTATGCTTTATTTGCTGGATTCTTGTGGGCAAAGTTTAGTAATTGATAGCTTGGTAGGCGAAA comes from Thermodesulfobium acidiphilum and encodes:
- a CDS encoding pyridoxal-phosphate-dependent aminotransferase family protein, whose protein sequence is MNKKAILMCPGPSEVNPEVFLAMAKPLVSHVDPTFFALLDQLQGQLKTIFQTENICMLLSGTGTSGMEASLINFLEPDDRVLVGVIGHFGDRIRMIAERIGCNVKVVSAPEGKALDPDDVEIAIKGFSPKLFACVHAETSTGVLQPLEDIMNICKKYEVLTLVDTVASLGGVNVPVDSLGIDIVYSGSQKCLGCPPGVAPISFSPRAERILESLTPRNYYLDLRLIRKYWLERVYHHTPPVSLFYACNKGFDLIIEEGLINRFERHRKIGLALQKGLEAMGFKLVADKNVQNPVVTAVYLPAEIEDIKLRKILLEEFGIEIALGIAQLKGKIARFGTMAESARPQNVLYLLSALENILKRYKIFKESGTDVASSML